The Chryseobacterium sp. G0186 genome includes the window TGATACAAATTATTTTACGAGAGTATTTAAGCAACTGGTTGGAGTTACTCCAAAAAGCTATCAGAATGCAAAAATATATTCTGAGTAATTGTTGGTCCTTACAATTCTCGAAAGCTATTCATATAAAAAAAGCCCCCGAAGTAAAAACTTCAGGGGTATTTTTATAATGATTAATATTTATCATTTTGTAGAACATTCGAGTTTGCCGAAGTTTCCTTAATTGGAATAGGTAAAGTATATCTATAATCACCATTAGCAAGATTCTTAACCGGAATGATATCATCTGTAGGGTTTCTGTCCATAGAGACATTGGCCAGTACAGCAAGTCTTTTCAGGTCAAGGAAACGGTGCCCTTCAAGTGCCAATTCAACTCTACGTTCTTTTAAGATGTCTGCATAGGCAAATTGTGCATCTGTATACGTAGGAGTTACAGCAGCTCCAAGATAGTTTCTTGCTTCTCTTACTTTCTGAATCAAGTCATGAGCTACTGAAAGATTCCCTGCAGCCACTTCAGCTTCAGCTAAAATGAAGTACATTTCTGACAATCTGAAAACTTTAACATCATTTCTAGTAGATGCACTTAGTTTTCCAGGATATTTGTCAATTACCAATCCATCATTTCTGGTAGTTCCTGCAGATGCAGAAGCATAGTTATCGTTTGGTTTTGATGAAGGGTCTACATAAGCATATTTTCTGATGTCTCCCGGAGTATTCTTAAATATGTTATATAAGTTTCTTCCCCAGAACCACATTGGAGATCCACCAAGGTTAGATTGGTTTGTATTCCATTTTCCACCAATAGCAGCACCTGCTCCCAATGGAAGTCTGTTTAGAGAGAAAATAGACTCACCATTATCAGTATCAGCCCACATTCTTCTATATGGATTGAAAGAACCTCCTACGATACCGTTTCCTGTCTTCTCATCAATTCCTCCATAGAATGCAATATTCCACTTATCAGTAGTTGGCTCATTGAAAGGTCCGGATTGGAACACAGAACCATCAGGTTCAGTAACAAGAACCTGAGCATTTGTTCCTGTCATTGGTATTGCTTTTGTAAGGGATAAACCAGATCCGTTGATTACTAATTCTGCATTCTTCTTAGCAAGTCCCATTTCACCTCTGTAAAGGTTAAAACGAGCAGCAACAGCATTTACAAAATTCTTATCTACCTGATATCTTCTCGGATTTGTAGAGCTTCCTAAAATCTCTCTGGCATAATCTAAATCAGCATTAATGAAATCATACACCTCCTGGTTTTTAACTCTTGGTAATTTAGCTTCTGTAGAAGGAACATCCTTCAGAAGAATAACTCCCAGAGCATTAGGATTTTTCATATCACTAGAGAAATAAGCCTCTAACTGTACATAGCAATATGCTCTGATCGCTCTGGCTTGTGCAAGAATTGCATTGTATGCATTCTTATCTTCGTTAGAAACAGGGGTAATTTTCTTTGCTCCTTCAAGAAGTCTGTTCACTCTGTTGATCACTTTATAGTTATTCATCCAGATCCCATCACTAGCAACAGTACCTACTGTTCCTCCTGTAACAACAGCACTAGACGGATCAAGGAAATGCCTGTGTAGTGAATATTCCTGTCCTCCACTACCAGATCCCGGTTTTACCTCGTCTGTAAATACTGCCGTGAAATAGATCTCATCAAGTGGATCTAACTGAGCGTATACAGATCCATTTAAAACTTCATTAAGGTTAGCAACACTTGTATACAGGTCTTGTTCCTGTAGTTCTCCCGGCTGCTTTATATCTAGTGCATCCTGACAACTGTTCAGCGTAAATACTGCAGATGATAGGGTTGCTACAACTAATATTGTATTTATAATTCTTTTCATAATTATTCTCTATTAAAAATCAACATTTAAACCTACAGATACGGTTTTTGGGTTAGGGTAAACATTTAGTGAAAATGAAGTAATCGGCTCCGGATCAAATCCTTTCCAATCTGTCCATGTATAAAGGTTTTCTGCCTGAACAAATACTTTAATTCCTCTTACCGGCAGTTTACCTAACTGACTTTTGCTAAAGTTATATCCTAAAGTAACATTCTTAAGTCTGATGAAGTCTGATCTGTGTAAGAATCTGTCTGAAGAACCTAAAGTTAAGTTGCTTGCTTTTAAAGCAGGAACATCTGTATCTCTATTTTGAGGAGTCCATGCATTTAACAAGTCCGCAGAAAGGTTTCTGTTGGCCGCTGCACTTGGATCAAATACCCAAGACTGCAAGTTATCATAGATCCATCCTCCTTGTTGGAAAGAGAATAAAGTATCAAAGAACCATCCTTTGTGTTGAGCGTTAAATCCGAAACCTCCTGTAAACTTAGCATATCTTGATTTTCCTGTCAATACTCTGTCTGCAGATGTTGGAGCTTCCGTAATGTTTCCGTTTTTGTCAAGGAACTGTAAGTTTCCGTTATCACGGTTTACACCAACGTATGAATATAGCTGATATTGACCAGCAGGTCCACCAATAGCATTAACAACATCTCCTGCAAGGTTTTCGCTGTTCATAGAAACAATCTTGTTAGAGTTGTATGAAGCATTTGCGAAAACGGATAATTTTGTACTTTCGTTTCTGATCACATTGTATTTGATCATCCCTTCAATACCTTTATTATCAAGAATTCCGTCGTTACCTCTGATTGAGTAATACCCTGTAACTGCTGATTTCTGGAGATCGTTGAACATTCTTGATGTTCTTTTCTGATAGTAATCAAAACTACCTTCAATTAATCCTTTATAGTTAAAATCTACTCCGATATTACTTTGTTTTACCTGCTCCCACTCTAAGTAAGGGTTTGATAAGTTCACGAAGTTATATCCTAATAAATTCTGATATCCTGAAATACCATTATACAAATCAAGGAAGTTATTAGGAAGTAAAGCCAATGGGTTAGAGTTATCCGTAGCAATTCCTAGGTTTTGGTTACCTGTAGTACCGATTGAAGCTCTTAATTTCAATAATCTGAATCCGGAATTAGCCATGAATTCTTCTTTGTCAACATTCCATCTTGCCGCAACTGACCAGAAAGTCTCCCATCTGTTGGTAGGTAAGAAACGGTAAGATCCGTCTCTTCTTACAACTCCACTTACTCCATACTTATCTTTGTAATCATAATCTAATGTTCCAAAGTAAGCTAAAGTACCTGCTGTTACTTTTGAAGCCGTTACAGAAGGTCTGTAAAAATTGGGAGTATCAGGGTTGAAAGGAATATAACCAGTTCCTGCACCAAATTCCCACTGTAATGGGTTCAGACCGTTTTGTCTTTGAAAATTATTACTTACGTGTGCTTTGATATAATCCATATAGGCAGCAGCACTAATCGTATGATCTCCGAAAGATTTATTGAATGAAATATTGGTAATACTGTTGAAAGTTAAATCTCTTGTTGTAGAAAATTCCTCACTTCCTCCGTATCTTGCCTGATCTGCATTTGCCACACTAATAGCAAGGTATCCTAGTGGTGATCTTGCAAAGTTTCTTTCGTATTGTTTGTATTCAATACCAGTTCTGTTTCCAATGCTAAGGTAATCTGTAATTTTATAGTTTACATTGGCATTCGCAGAAATACTTAATTCTGTAAATCTGTTTCTGATTCCTCCGTTGATGTTATCCTGAAGGATCCATTGTCTGTTGTTAGAAGCATCTCCTTTGATAGCATTATACAACTCTTGTCCATTTGCATATGGAGAAGGATCGATATATGGTCTTGAAAGAACTCCTCCAAACAGAGGGTTTTGAAGAGTGTTGCTGGAAATTAATGTATTCGTTTCATCATCCAACTGGTTTCTTTTGGAATATCCTAAACCAATGATAGAACCGAAAGTTAATTTTCCATTTTTAGATTTACCATTAAGGTTATTTCTCATTGTAAATCTTTTGAAGTCTGTAGATCTTACAGTTCCTTCACTGTCTAAATATCCAAGAGAGAAGAAGTTATTGATATTTTCTCCACCTCCGGTAATAGAAAGGTTATGCTGTTGAGAAATACCAACACGGGTAAACTGTTTATTCCAGTCTGTATCTGTTCCCCAATTATTAATCTGGTTGTTTGTTAAACCTTTTCCTTTCCCTGTTTCTAAATTTCTCTGAATATATAACAACTGCTGAGCATTTGCCATATTGTATTGGGTTTCAGGTAACTGACTAAAAGAAGTTAATGCATCATAGGAAACTTTTAATCCTGAATTAAATTTTCCTCCTTTCGTTGTGATCACAACTACTCCATTTGCAGCTCTGTTACCGTAGATTGCTGTTGCCTGGGCATCCTTCAGGATACTGAACGTTTCAATATCGTAAGAGTTTAGGTTTCTGAACTGAGAACCTGAAGTAATAACTCCGTCTACCACGTATAAGGGATCCGTAGAACCGTTAAGGGAACTTGTTCCTCTGATCAGAATATTGAATTTTCCAGAACCTGGAGAACCAGATGCTGAATTCACTACAATACCGGGTGCTGTACCCTGAATTGAGTTTAATACAGAGATGTTGGGTCTGTTTTCCAACGTTTCAGCACCTACTGTAACCGAAGAAGAGGTAGTTTTAGCCTTGGTAGCTGTTTTACTATATCCTAAAACAACTACTTCCTCAATCTTAGTCTCTTTGTCCTTACTGTTCTTAGATTCTTTTTCTTGAGCAAACACAGCCTGGCCTGTAAAAAACAAAACCCCTGCTGTCAAAACACGCAATTTCATATTCATATTAACAGATTTTAATATATTCGGGGACAAATATGTTAATAAATATTAACAACATCAATTCCTTAAATGCTGAAAACCGCCTGTCAGAACAGGAATATCCGCATCAATCTCCAAAAAATGATAAAGAAAAATTTTGATTGCATTTAAAATTTTAACAAAAAACAAAGCATTTTAAACAATGAAAGGATTTTAACAAAAAGTGAAATAAAAATCAACGTTCACTTTTTAAGAGAATAAAGTGAAAAAAATCAACAGTAAACATTTATATCAACGAAAAAAATAAAATAATTTTCATCTTAATTTTACGCAAAGTAGCACATAACAAGCCCCCATTCCTTTTAATTCACATTAAAAACAACCTTATAAAAAGCAGGAAAGCCACCTTAAAAGGTGGCTTTCCTAAATTAAAATTAAAAATTTGTTAATATATGCGATTTAAAAATCGGTTCAAATTGGCAGGTATTTCAGAAGTATTTTCATCCTTCTTTTTTGTCATTTTATTTATGTTTTTCGTAAAATACCTTTTATTCTTTTTTAATAAACATGTAATATGTTTGTCTTACCATTGTGGATTTTGCTGAGCCGCAAGAGTAGGATTATTTACAACCTCATCATTTGGAATAGGCCATAATATTCTGAAATCCGTTTTTGGAATCATGGCAACACCCAATGGTCCTGTATATGGAGTACCTAATGTAAAGGCAGAACCTGGAGGCGTAGAGTTAGCTACCTTAGCAGGAATCCCAGGTGTAGGGATCAAATCATCATAAAGTAATCTATGGATATCCCCCCATCTCATTCCTTCTCCCAGGAACTCAATTCTTCTTTCTGTAACAATAGCATCTACAAGCTCTGTTGCATTGGCGAAAGAAGCTGCTGTATATTGTTGAGTTGCCGGAGTTGCCAATGATCTGTTTCTTACCATATTCAGATAAGTAATCGCTGAAGCAGTATTTCCTTGTCTTGCATATGCTTCTGCCATGGAAAGGATTACTTCTGCATATCTCATGATTGGAGAACCATCAGATAGGTTAGCAACATCCTTATATTTATTCACATATTTCACTCCTGCAGCAGAAGTTCTTACCATTGCCGTTTCAGCTCTTCTCTTGTCATCTGCCAACCATCTTGGGTTTCTCCAGATAATAGGACTGATACATACCAATGAACGGTCTCTATACATAGAAGCCAGTCCCGCATTGGTACCAGGGTTTGTATTTGCTGAATTTTCAATTGAAAAGACAGATTCTGTATTATTGTAGTTATTAGCCAAAACAAACGGCACTTCAGGAGTAGACGTAAGGGTATAAGGACCATTTAATTTTGCACCCTCAGTAATTACCTTTGTCCAATCTCTCATATTTAGATAAGCTCTTACTTTCAAAGCAATGGCAGCTTCTTTAGTAGCTCTGGTGATTTTAGCATTACCTGATCTTGTAGATTTACTAGCAGTCAACAATTCTGCTTGATCTAAATCAGCAAGAATCTTAGTATAGGCTTCCGCTACAGTTCCTCTTCCTACCTTAAGAGCTTCTTCAATAGCAGCCGGGCTGGTAATGGCAGTAGTACGGTAAGGAATTCCCGGATGACTTGCATTGGCTGTAAAATTATATGGACGAGAGAAATGCTTTAATAATTCCAAATGAGCCAACGCTCTTAAGAAATACATTTCACCTAAATAATTATCACGTACAGCGGCGGTAATTACTCCGGTTTCTCCTGCTTTTTTCAAACCATCTATTGTGATGTTTGCTTTGTTAACCAATCCGTAGCCATTCATCCAATAATGTGAATTATTAGGAGAACCACCATCATAAGTTGCAGTATATGTTAATTGATAAAAAGTAGCGGTATTTACCATATCCTCTCCACGCACATCATTTTGCTCTACATAAGCAGCTCCAAACACATATCCTCTTGGAGTATTGGCAGCATCCGGTGCCGTTTTATAGATCCCGTTCTGTGCGGCATTATATACCCCCATCACAGCCAAATCCACATTCACAGCAGAAGTAAAAGCAATCTCCTCATAGATATTATTATAAGGTTGCAAATCTAGGGTATCATTCTCTGAACAAGAGCTCACCATCGCCATTAATAATGATACTGATAAAACAGACAACCCTCTTCTTATTATATTTTTATTTTTCATTGTTATTTTATTTTATAGTGAAACATTAAAGCCCATACTCAATACTCTCTGACGAGGAGTTCCATTAAAATCTACCCCAGCGTTTTCCATTTCAGGATCAAGGCCTTTATATTTAGTAATGATGAATGCATTCTGAGCCTGGAAGTAAATCCTTAGGTTTCTCACCCCAATAGACTTAAGCGTTTCTTTAGGGAAAGTATATCCTAAGCTAATCACATCAAACTTCACAAAGCTTCCATCTTCCAAGAATCTTGACGTAGCATTACTCGTCTGGTTACTCAATGTATTATCTCCAAAATACAATCTAGGTGTCAATCCATCCCCTGGATTTGAAGGGCTCTGCCATCTTCCAAGAATTTCCGCTGAGTTGTTGTTGAAGTTCAAAGTCATTAAGTCTCTTCTTGTAGCATTGAATATCTTGTTACCCCCACTGAATCTAACCGTCGTACCTAAGTCAAAGTCATAGAATCTGAATTTAATTCCAACTGCTCCAAAATATTTCGGTATTGTATTTCCCAATACTTTCTTATCAGATAAACCTAATGTAGAAGATTTACTCACGTCGTTAGGATTCGATGGATCAAAAACAGCATATGAACCTTGTCCTACAAGCCCTTGAACTAAGCTTCCATCAGCTTTGTAATAAACTGGGTTACCGTTCGCTGCATTTACTCCCCAATAATCAAATCCATAGATAGATCTTAAAGATTCTCCTACACGGATGATATTATTAGCACTGGAGAAGATATCCGCATTATTATTAGCAAGTGCCAACACCTTATTACTCATCAATGTCAGGTTAGCATTCACATCCAATCCGAAATTCTCAGTATTAAGAACATTGTAGTCCACTGAAAATTCGAATCCTTTATTCTTCATATCTCCAACATTCTTGTAGATACTATTGTTAGGAACCCCCAATGATGGAGCTACCGGAGCTTCAATAATCATGTCGGCAACTTTGTTCTCAAAATAATCAAAAGTAAATTTCAATCTATTATTGAACAAGGCAAGATCAACCCCGAAATCATATTTATTACTTGTTTCCCATTTCAGATCAGGATTATAGATCTGAGAATAAGCAACCCCAGTATAATCTGCATATTTGAAATTACTAAATAACCCCATGTATGGATAATAGTTACCAATGTCAGTATTTCCAACTTTAGCATAAGAAGCTCTTAACTTAAGGTCCGAAACTACATTGCTGATTTTTTCCATGAAGTTCTCTTTACTCACAGTCCATCCCACTGATGCCCCAGGGAAATTACCCCACTTGTTGTTCATTGGTAATGAAGACAAGCCATCTCGTCTGATTGATGCCTGTAAGAAGTACTTACCTGCATAGTTATAGTTAAATCTTCCTGCATAAGAAATGATTCCTTGTTCTGTAATTCCTCCTCCAGATTGTGGAGTTCCTACAGAGTTTGAAATAATTCCATTGTTAAAGAAAGGAGTCGACAGGTTTGTTCCGCCACCATAGAAACTTTGCAACTTCTGTTTTTGATATTCATATACTGCTACAGCACCAATATTATGTTTTTCTG containing:
- a CDS encoding RagB/SusD family nutrient uptake outer membrane protein, which encodes MKRIINTILVVATLSSAVFTLNSCQDALDIKQPGELQEQDLYTSVANLNEVLNGSVYAQLDPLDEIYFTAVFTDEVKPGSGSGGQEYSLHRHFLDPSSAVVTGGTVGTVASDGIWMNNYKVINRVNRLLEGAKKITPVSNEDKNAYNAILAQARAIRAYCYVQLEAYFSSDMKNPNALGVILLKDVPSTEAKLPRVKNQEVYDFINADLDYAREILGSSTNPRRYQVDKNFVNAVAARFNLYRGEMGLAKKNAELVINGSGLSLTKAIPMTGTNAQVLVTEPDGSVFQSGPFNEPTTDKWNIAFYGGIDEKTGNGIVGGSFNPYRRMWADTDNGESIFSLNRLPLGAGAAIGGKWNTNQSNLGGSPMWFWGRNLYNIFKNTPGDIRKYAYVDPSSKPNDNYASASAGTTRNDGLVIDKYPGKLSASTRNDVKVFRLSEMYFILAEAEVAAGNLSVAHDLIQKVREARNYLGAAVTPTYTDAQFAYADILKERRVELALEGHRFLDLKRLAVLANVSMDRNPTDDIIPVKNLANGDYRYTLPIPIKETSANSNVLQNDKY
- a CDS encoding SusC/RagA family TonB-linked outer membrane protein, which produces MNMKLRVLTAGVLFFTGQAVFAQEKESKNSKDKETKIEEVVVLGYSKTATKAKTTSSSVTVGAETLENRPNISVLNSIQGTAPGIVVNSASGSPGSGKFNILIRGTSSLNGSTDPLYVVDGVITSGSQFRNLNSYDIETFSILKDAQATAIYGNRAANGVVVITTKGGKFNSGLKVSYDALTSFSQLPETQYNMANAQQLLYIQRNLETGKGKGLTNNQINNWGTDTDWNKQFTRVGISQQHNLSITGGGENINNFFSLGYLDSEGTVRSTDFKRFTMRNNLNGKSKNGKLTFGSIIGLGYSKRNQLDDETNTLISSNTLQNPLFGGVLSRPYIDPSPYANGQELYNAIKGDASNNRQWILQDNINGGIRNRFTELSISANANVNYKITDYLSIGNRTGIEYKQYERNFARSPLGYLAISVANADQARYGGSEEFSTTRDLTFNSITNISFNKSFGDHTISAAAYMDYIKAHVSNNFQRQNGLNPLQWEFGAGTGYIPFNPDTPNFYRPSVTASKVTAGTLAYFGTLDYDYKDKYGVSGVVRRDGSYRFLPTNRWETFWSVAARWNVDKEEFMANSGFRLLKLRASIGTTGNQNLGIATDNSNPLALLPNNFLDLYNGISGYQNLLGYNFVNLSNPYLEWEQVKQSNIGVDFNYKGLIEGSFDYYQKRTSRMFNDLQKSAVTGYYSIRGNDGILDNKGIEGMIKYNVIRNESTKLSVFANASYNSNKIVSMNSENLAGDVVNAIGGPAGQYQLYSYVGVNRDNGNLQFLDKNGNITEAPTSADRVLTGKSRYAKFTGGFGFNAQHKGWFFDTLFSFQQGGWIYDNLQSWVFDPSAAANRNLSADLLNAWTPQNRDTDVPALKASNLTLGSSDRFLHRSDFIRLKNVTLGYNFSKSQLGKLPVRGIKVFVQAENLYTWTDWKGFDPEPITSFSLNVYPNPKTVSVGLNVDF
- a CDS encoding RagB/SusD family nutrient uptake outer membrane protein — its product is MKNKNIIRRGLSVLSVSLLMAMVSSCSENDTLDLQPYNNIYEEIAFTSAVNVDLAVMGVYNAAQNGIYKTAPDAANTPRGYVFGAAYVEQNDVRGEDMVNTATFYQLTYTATYDGGSPNNSHYWMNGYGLVNKANITIDGLKKAGETGVITAAVRDNYLGEMYFLRALAHLELLKHFSRPYNFTANASHPGIPYRTTAITSPAAIEEALKVGRGTVAEAYTKILADLDQAELLTASKSTRSGNAKITRATKEAAIALKVRAYLNMRDWTKVITEGAKLNGPYTLTSTPEVPFVLANNYNNTESVFSIENSANTNPGTNAGLASMYRDRSLVCISPIIWRNPRWLADDKRRAETAMVRTSAAGVKYVNKYKDVANLSDGSPIMRYAEVILSMAEAYARQGNTASAITYLNMVRNRSLATPATQQYTAASFANATELVDAIVTERRIEFLGEGMRWGDIHRLLYDDLIPTPGIPAKVANSTPPGSAFTLGTPYTGPLGVAMIPKTDFRILWPIPNDEVVNNPTLAAQQNPQW
- a CDS encoding SusC/RagA family TonB-linked outer membrane protein; protein product: MNGKLSVLSAGVLFFIGQGVMAQKVKKDTVSTKEIDEVLVVGYGTQKKKEVTGAVTSIKAADVASIAAPSFEQQLAGKAAGVQITSTTGILGEAPRVRIRGIASITSGTSPLYIVDGIPIFSGDVGGQTATNGLGDINPNDIESFEVLKDGAATAIYGSRAANGVILITTKKGKGGKLSLNFSNYAGYAMPIGLYNLLQTPDFIAISNEKRANAGQSAIAFGTEYNTDWQKAVLRSAAFQTDNTLSASGSFGKSSYYTSIGYTKQEGVAIPNEMQRFSTRANVDHQAFEWMKIGTNLSFTKTDYIGLNTGASSLSGNIYNAIKQLPNTPIFDPKSPTGYNIDATDPRVVGRWQNALLAGDNITNIVYALNNNRQRSSVNRLIGSLYSDIKFLPYLSYRFQVSVDQSQTKGFIYWNPVHGDGRGSNGFIRNDFSDYLRGNIQNILTFNKTFAEKHNIGAVAVYEYQKQKLQSFYGGGTNLSTPFFNNGIISNSVGTPQSGGGITEQGIISYAGRFNYNYAGKYFLQASIRRDGLSSLPMNNKWGNFPGASVGWTVSKENFMEKISNVVSDLKLRASYAKVGNTDIGNYYPYMGLFSNFKYADYTGVAYSQIYNPDLKWETSNKYDFGVDLALFNNRLKFTFDYFENKVADMIIEAPVAPSLGVPNNSIYKNVGDMKNKGFEFSVDYNVLNTENFGLDVNANLTLMSNKVLALANNNADIFSSANNIIRVGESLRSIYGFDYWGVNAANGNPVYYKADGSLVQGLVGQGSYAVFDPSNPNDVSKSSTLGLSDKKVLGNTIPKYFGAVGIKFRFYDFDLGTTVRFSGGNKIFNATRRDLMTLNFNNNSAEILGRWQSPSNPGDGLTPRLYFGDNTLSNQTSNATSRFLEDGSFVKFDVISLGYTFPKETLKSIGVRNLRIYFQAQNAFIITKYKGLDPEMENAGVDFNGTPRQRVLSMGFNVSL